The following are from one region of the Brachyhypopomus gauderio isolate BG-103 unplaced genomic scaffold, BGAUD_0.2 sc47, whole genome shotgun sequence genome:
- the marveld2a gene encoding LOW QUALITY PROTEIN: MARVEL domain-containing protein 2 (The sequence of the model RefSeq protein was modified relative to this genomic sequence to represent the inferred CDS: deleted 1 base in 1 codon): MSSGGGSSGRFERVRNAPHWNEVPLGPFQWSQDIPGLTRQKSSELALSADPLPPPPLPDEPAVGPEFDPSGSENSEDPALDIKPIHRFIPDSWKNFFRGSNRSSKSSMPVSNNCNSTTEGMRCSPPTSPSPLDHYSSFNSHKEREVMLSGDHFESADGRTAHTALTYSERVEEYHQRYAFMKSWAGLLRILGCVELLLGAAVFACVCAYIHKDNEWYNMYGYSQPQMYGGYGSSYAGVYGDSYYTGPKTPFILVVAGLAWVVTVIMLVLGMTMYYRAILLDSSWWPLTEFAINLALAILYLGAAIVYVRDTTRGGLCYYPVFNNGVNAIFCRTEAGQTAGIIFLFVTMLVYLIGAIVCLKLWRHEAARRYRNKYSQEMYAPEMPTKRTLTMPEPRTSEQPFISTALHTHPAAPMASKPKLVKGQIPSGYIPKPVIVPDYLSKYPAIRNDEERDQYKAVFNDQYSEYKELHMELQAVGKKFEEMDGLMRNLPQTTSSQTEYDRIHRVLQEYQQKKNDPSFLEKKERCEYLKSKLAHIKLRIQEYDKIMAWNDGYG; this comes from the exons ATGTCATCTGGAGGGGGCTCTTCCGGCCGCTTTGAGCGTGTCCGAAATGCACCTCACTGGAATGAAGTTCCTCTAGGTCCCTTCCAGTGGAGCCAGGACATCCCTGGTTTAACGCGTCAGAAGTCATCGGAGCTGGCTCTGAGCGCcgaccctctccctccccctcctctcccagaCGAACCCGCTGTCGGGCCTGAGTTTGACCCCAGCGGGAGTGAGAACAGTGAGGACCCTGCCCTCGACATCAAGCCCATTCATCGTTTCATTCCTGACTCCTGGAAGAATTTCTTTCGTGGGAGCAACAGAAGCAGCAAGAGTTCAATGCCTGTGTCCAATAACTGCAACTCCACCACTGAGGGCATGCGCTGCTCGCCCCCCACA TCGCCCTCGCCACTCGACCACTACAGCAGCTTCAACTcccacaaagagagagaggttaTGCTGTCAGGAGACCACTTTGAATCAGCTGACGGCCGCACCGCGCACACCGCTTTGACATACTCTGAGAGAGTCGAAGAGTACCATCAGCGTTACGCCTTCATGAAGTCATGGGCAGGGCTGCTAAGGATTCTGGGCTGTGTGGAGCTCCTGTTGGGAGCGGCAGTTTTTGCCTGTGTCTGCGCCTACATTCACAAGGACAATGAGTGGTATAACATGTATGGATACTCCCAGCCCCAGATGTATGGTGGATATGGCAGCAGTTATGCAGGCGTCTATGGAGACTCTTATTACACGGGACCCAAGACGCCATTCATCCTAGTAGTGGCTGGCCTGGCATGGGTAGTGACTGTTATTATGCTAGTCCTGGGTATGACCATGTACTATCGTGCTATTCTTTTAGACTCCAGCTGGTGGCCTCTAACTGAATTTGCCATCAACCTTGCTCTGGCCATCCTCTACCTGGGTGCTGCCATAGTTTATGTGCGGGACACAACGAGAGGCGGGCTGTGCTACTACCCCGTCTTCAACAACGGTGTCAACGCGATTTTCTGCCGCACCGAGGCCGGCCAGACTGCCGGTATCATTTTCCTTTTTGTGACTATGCTGGTATACCTGATAGGAGCCATTGTGTGTCTGAAGCTGTGGAGACATGAGGCTGCCCGCCGGTACAGGAACAAATACAGCCAGGAG ATGTACGCACCAGAAATGCCTACAAAACGTACCTTG ACAATGcctgaacccaggacctctgaGCAACCTTTCATCTCTAcagcactccacacacaccccgcagCCCCCATGGCTTCAAAGCCCAAACTGGTTAAAGGGCAAATACCTTCTGGATACATCCCTAAACCTGTGATCGTGCCAGACTACTTATC TAAATACCCTGCAATTCGTAATGACGAGGAGCGGGACCAGTACAAAGCAGTATTCAATGACCAGTATTCTGAGTATAAAGAGCTGCACATGGAGCTGCAGGCAGTAGGGAAGAAGTTTGAGGAGATGGACGGCCTGATGCGAAACCTGCCTCAAACCACTTCCAGTCAGACG GAATATGACCGCATACACCGGGTCCTTCAGGAATATCAGCAGAAGAAAAAT GATCCATCGTTTCTGGAGAAGAAGGAGAGGTGTGAATACTTGAAAAGCAAGCTTGCTCACATCAAACTCCGGATTCAGGAGTATGACAAGATTATGGCGTGGAATGATGGCTATGGATGA
- the oclna gene encoding occludin yields MSEKPPGSPPPYESEDEYNVVPQPAYSYYPDDEFQHFYRWSSPPGIIKIMAVLAIILCVGIFACVASTLAWDTTGGVAGFSGSYGGYGGYGSSNYGSYGGSGTSFGGGFGSGPYSGYGYGVLGSQNDPRQAKGFMIFMAVFVFAALLVIFILMISHQRWAHSRKFYLALIISSAILAVFMFVATIVYLVAVNPMAQTSGSAMYNQIWALCSQYQYPQAADMLMNQYLYHYCVVDPQEAVAIVFGFLITLCLVIIMVFAIKTRQKINRFGKENILWRREKIVEDPNSPQDVEDWVNNVSAAPDFSEYPEKFGGSRNYVDDNNASYDKPPEINSLVGDHQDVPLQSAAPYYSSSEVGSSVSHPKKRRARRPRRTDAYSKDDTDYASSGDELDDEDFSSEFPPIGHVDERESYKREFDIDHQEYKSLQAELDEINKRLAEVDRELDELQEGTPQFLDAMDEYNALRDKKKSGDYQLKKKRCKYLKAKLNHIKRMVSDYDSRA; encoded by the exons ATGTCTGAAAAGCCACCCGGAAGCCCACCTCCTTATGAATCTGAAGATGAATA CAATGTGGTACCCCAACCAGCATACTCCTATTACCCCGATGATGAGTTCCAGCACTTCTACCGCTGGTCATCGCCACCAGGAATCATCAAGATTATGGCAGTTCTCGCCATCATACTCTGTGTGGGAATTTTTGCCTGTGTGGCCTCTACCTTAGCCTGGGACACTACTGGAGGTGTGGCTGGATTTTCTGGCAGCTACGGAGGCTATGGGGGCTATGGGTCATCCAACTACGGGAGCTATGGGGGCAGTGGAACCTCCTTTGGTGGAGGTTTTGGATCAGGACCATATTCTGGCTATGGCTACGGAGTTCTTGGATCGCAGAATGACCCCAGGCAGGCGAAAGGCTTCATGATCTTCATGGCTGTCTTTGTCTTTGCAGCTCTGCTGGTCATATTCATCTTGATGATCTCCCATCAGAGATGGGCCCATAGCAGGAAGTTCTACCTGGCTCTCATAATCTCTTCAGCCATCCTGGCTGTTTTCATGTTTGTTGCCACCATAGTCTACTTGGTTGCAGTTAACCCGATGGCACAAACGTCGGGGTCGGCGATGTATAATCAAATATGGGCTTTATGTTCTCAGTACCAATACCCTCAGGCTGCAGATATGCTGATGAATCAGTACCTGTATCACTACTGTGTGGTCGATCCCCAGGAG GCGGTCGCCATAGTGTTTGGGTTTTTGATCACTCTGTGCCTTGTCATCATCATGGTCTTTGCCATTAAGACACGTCAGAAAATCAACAGATTTGGCAAGGAGAATATTTTGTGGCGTCGAGAGAAAATTGTGGAAGATCCTAACTCTCCTCAGGACGTGGAGGATTGG GTTAACAACGTTTCTGCTGCCCCTGACTTCAGTGAGTATCCCGAGAAGTTTGGCGGCTCAAGGAATTATGTGGATGACAACAATGCAAGCTATGACAAGCCACCTGAGATCAACAGTCTTGT GGGTGATCATCAAGATGTTCCGCTGCAGAGCGCAGCTCCCTATTACAGCAGTTCCGAAGTGGGCAGCTCGGTAAGCCACCCCAAGAAGAGACGCGCCAGGCGCCCCCGCCGTACTGATGCCTACAGCAAGGACGACACAGACTATGCGTCTTCCGGAGATGAGCTTGACGATGAAGATTTCAGCAG TGAATTCCCACCCATTGGCCATGTGGACGAGAGGGAGAGTTATAAGCGCGAGTTTGATATCGATCACCAAGAGTACAAGAGCCTACAGGCAGAGCTAGATGAAATTAACAAGAGGTTGGCTGAGGTGGACCGGGAACTTGATGAACTCCAGGAAGGGACACCACAGTTCCTG GATGCCATGGATGAGTATAATGCACTGAGGGACAAAAAGAAG AGCGGTGACTATCAGCTCAAGAAGAAGAGATGCAAGTATCTGAAGGCAAAGCTGAACCACATCAAGAGGATGGTGAGCGATTATGACAGCAGAGCGTGA
- the erap1a gene encoding endoplasmic reticulum aminopeptidase 1: MWQLNILFFISLVPTLDARDRENPAFDNVDTAGPAFAWQIRLTNTVKPLLYDLLIHPNLTSFNFTGTVQIHVEVQQETKNIVLHSKNLQISRAVILGSRHPHHLHVRESELYEQIALFPEGFTITRGTHIIQLEFSANLSDTFHGFYKGSYTTRSGEVRSLASTQFEPTHARAAFPCFDEPSFKANFSIRIRREPKHISISNMPNLETVELADGLLEDRYDVSVKMSTYLVAFIVCDFLSVSKRSHHGVKVSVYTVPEKIDQAVYALNTAVTLLDFYDDYFDIPYPLPKQDLAAIPDFQSGAMENWGLTTYRESGLLFDPQHSSTSDKLGITKVIAHELAHQWFGNLVTMQWWNDLWLNEGFAKFMEFLSVNITYPELQVNDYFLDKCFTAMGVDSLSSSHPISTPVENPAEIREMFDDVSYQKGACVLNMLRDFLTPEVFEIGIIRYLKDHSYQNTVNDHLWHSLTNVCYSDDLDVGQWKMAGFCSDRKSRTSASKWYMDDDLNVKAIMDTWTLQEGFPMISVEVKGREVRLKQERYLKGSDSSKNSSFLWQVPLTYITSSSSSVQRFLLKTRNDVLYLPTEVEWIKFNVDMRGYYIVHYKDRGWDSLIRQLQLNHTVFSGNDRASLIHNIFQLVSIGKVPLDRALSLSTYLRHEVEIMPVTQGFGELVPLYKLMEKRDMAELGQQLKGYLVQLFQGLIDVQQWNDEGSVSERVLRNYLLLFACIRRHTPCVRTAQDLFRKWKESDGEMRLPADVRLVVYTEGARTDEGWDFLLEKYSRTMYPSEKTQIKAALSYSPLAHKIQWLLEKGLKGEVLKTHELPSLLISVSKNPKAYKIAWDFLRSNWQELVKKFDLGSSSISRMVVGVTNQYSTREMLNEVQAFFSSLRDDMGVRLRSVQQALDNIEENIRWMDKNASVLAEWLKVHSIQRA; the protein is encoded by the exons ATGTGGCAGCtaaacattttgtttttcatttcccTCGTCCCTACACTTGATGCCAGAGATCGTGAAAATCCTGCATTTGACAATGTGGATACAGCTGGTCCGGCGTTCGCATGGCAAATTAGATTGACGAATACTGTTAAACCACTTCTATATGATCTCCTAATCCACCCAAACCTGACTTCATTTAACTTTACTGGAACTGTACAGATTCATGTAGAGGTGCAGCAGGAAACCAAGAACATCGTTCTTCACAGCAAGAACCTTCAAATCTCAAGAGCAGTTATTTTAGGATCCAGACATCCTCATCACCTTCACGTGCGCGAGTCTGAACTCTACGAGCAGATCGCACTGTTTCCCGAAGGCTTTACAATTACTAGGGGCACCCATATCATACAGTTGGAATTCTCAGCGAACCTGTCTGATACTTTTCATGGCTTTTACAAAGGTTCATACACCACGCGCAGTGGTGAAGTTCg GTCGTTGGCATCCACGCAGTTTGAACCCACACATGCCCGAGCTGCCTTTCCTTGTTTTGATGAACCGTCCTTCAAAGCCAACTTTTCCATTCGGATTCGCCGAGAGCCAAAGCATATATCCATATCCAACATGCCTAAT CTGGAAACTGTGGAGCTTGCGGACGGCTTGTTGGAGGATCGCTATGATGTCAGTGTGAAGATGAGCACATATCTAGTGGCCTTTATAGTGTGCGATTTCCTCTCGGTCAGTAAGAGAAGCCATCATGGAGTTAAG GTGTCAGTGTACACAGTTCCAGAGAAGATCGATCAGGCAGTATACGCCCTGAACACAGCAGTAACTCTGCTCGACTTTTATGACGACTACTTTGACATCCCATATCCACTGCCCAAACAAG ATCTTGCAGCAATCCCAGACTTCCAGTCGGGAGCTATGGAAAACTGGGGATTGACCACATACAGAGAGTCAGGGCTCCTCTTTGACCCTCAACATTCGTCCACCTCAGACAAATTGGGTATCACCAAAGTCATCGCCCATGAGCTCGCCCATCAG TGGTTTGGAAACCTGGTAACAATGCAGTGGTGGAATGATCTCTGGTTAAACGAGGGTTTTGCCAAGTTCATGGAGTTTCTGTCCGTTAACATCACCTACCCTGAGCTGCAAGTG AATGACTATTTCCTGGATAAGTGTTTTACTGCCATGGGCGTAGACTCTTTAAGCTCCTCCCACCCCATCTCTACACCTGTGGAGAATCCAGCAGAGATAAGGGAAATGTTTGATGATGTGTCTTATCAGAAG GGAGCATGTGTTTTGAACATGCTACGAGATTTTCTGACCCCGGAAGTCTTTGAAATTGGTATTATACGCTACCTGAAAGACCACAGCTACCAGAACACTGTGAATGACCACCTGTGGCACAGTCTGACAAAT GTTTGTTATTCAGATGACTTAGATGTGGGTCAGTGGAAAATGGCTGGTTTCTGCTCGGACAGAAAGTCCAGAACGTCTGCCTCT AAATGGTACATGGATGATGACCTGAACGTGAAGGCTATCATGGATACCTGGACACTGCAAGAGGGGTTTCCCATGATCAGTGTGGAGGTTAAAGGTCGAGAGGTCAGACTGAAACAGGAGAGGTACCTCAAAGGGTCAGATTCTTCAAAGAACTCCAG TTTCCTGTGGCAAGTACCCTTGACCTACATTACTAGCAGctccagttcagttcagcgtTTTCTGCTAAAAACTAGAAATG ATGTGTTATATTTGCCAACTGAAGTGGAGTGGATCAAGTTCAACGTGGACATGCGTGGGTACTACATAGTCCATTACAAGGACAGAGGCTGGGACTCTCTGATTAGGCAGCTCCAGCTTAACCACACAGTATTCAGCGGAAACGACAGAGCCAGCCTTATTCACAACATCTTCCAGCTGGTCAG CATCGGCAAAGTGCCCCTGGACAGGGCCCTGAGTCTGAGCACATACCTGAGGCATGAGGTGGAGATCATGCCAGTGACGCAGGGCTTTGGTGAGCTCGTGCCTCTCTACAAACTCATGGAGAAACGTGACATGGCTGAGCTGGGACAGCAGCTGAAG GGCTATTTAGTTCAGCTGTTCCAGGGCCTGATCGATGTGCAGCAGTGGAATGATGAAGGGTCGGTGTCAGAGAGGGTGTTGCGTAACTACCTGCTCCTGTTTGCCTGCATACGCCGCCACACACCCTGCGTACGCACCGCACAGGACCTCTTCCGCAAATGGAAAGAGTCGGACGGCGAGATGAG GTTGCCAGCTGACGTCCGGTTGGTGGTGTACACGGAAGGGGCAAGGACAGATGAAGGTTGGGACTTTCTTCTGGAAAAATACAGCCGCACGATGTACCCTTCTGAGAAGACTCAGATCAAAGCAGCATTGTCCTACAGCCCACTAGCTCACAAGATACAGTG GCTGCTGGAGAAGGGTTTAAAAGGAGAAGTACTTAAGACCCATGAACTGCCATCTCTTCTTATTAGTGTCAGTAAAAACCCCAAAGCCTACAAAATAGCCTGGGACTTCCTACGATCCAACTGGCAGGAACTGGTTAAGAA GTTTGATCTTGGCTCCTCCTCTATCTCACGCATGGTTGTGGGAGTGACCAATCAGTACTCAACCAGGGAAATGCTAAATGAG GTACAGGCGTTCTTCAGTTCGCTGCGAGATGACATGGGTGTGAGATTGCGCAGTGtccagcaggctttggacaatATTGAGGAAAATATTCGGTGGATGGACAAGAATGCTTCCGTACTAGCAGAGTGGCTTAAAGTTCATAGCATCCAGCGGGCCTGA